The genomic region CAGTTGTTGAAACTGGTGAGCATTGCAAAGTAAAGCACGAAATCATCTGAATCATATATTATGTTCATCTTTTCTACTAATTGGGATCATCATTACTCGTGTGAGCACGTACTTGATAGGGCGGAAGTGGTTGAGTTGGTGTTtttgaatttggaaaaaaatcaaacaagtgCCGGGTGGGAAAACATGGGTTTGAACGATACAAGAGACTCGTCCATAAAACCCCGTTCTTACTTTGAATTGGATCGGATGCGGTTAAGTGGAAAAGTGTTGCCATATCCGTTATGAATATCATCCTTTTGGCAGCTTTTCAGTTCAATGCTAATTGATGGGTTTTCCCGGTTTGTTTAAGCTCGAAACCTAATGAGATGTAATTTCAATGAACCGGGCCACGGACTGTCCGGCAACAGTGGTATTTGACTGTGGAATGTTTTGACCAGCAATGCATCCCGTGAGATTTTCCTCGGAAAAACGTCTCGGCAAGCGGCAGACGAACGTGTTTCACTCGGCAAACTAAGATTCCGTAACGATGTCGTAAACCTGTCGGTATGTCCCGAGTATAAGGTTGTGTTTGACTGGCAGTGTCACACGTGCCGAACACTAGCAAACCGTAAGGATgggttttgaaattttcaatctCCCTCGGCAGAACGGTTCCCTGGATCGGTAAAGGCGTCCATCTTCCGACGTTACCACGACAATCTTCAGCACAGCTTTGCTGAAACCGGCATTACTTTGCTGCTTGTTCATCAAAAGCACCCCGAAGCACACATGCTCCCGAGCGGAGTTCCTGGGGAGGTGGTGGTATCGTGCCTCCATTGGCAGGAAGAATGTTGGTTGTCATCATAACCGGGCTCCGGTTTGGAGCGAAGATAATCAACACTCGATCTCGTACCGAGTTCAAAGGGTTTCCTCCCCGTGGTtgggggttttcctttccattccgAATGCCGACAACGGCGTGGTTGTTGGCAGGAGGAGCTGTGGAACTTGCGCGTGGTCGTATGCACAGAAGTGCGGTTACCAAGGGAACTGTTATAAAAGGCCTCCGAGACCCGGTGCAAACCCCGAAAAGCTTCCGGCCGTTGCGATAACAGTCAAAAAACGGTCCGCGCCACAACAACATAACGCGCGGGGACGGGGCGATTCGGGCGAGATTTGTGAAAAGGGCCACGGGGAGGGGAGTTACAAAAGAGACATCTTCATCTGCCTGTAGCCGATCGTTCCACCGAACGGGTTTAATTAGGAGCGTTTAAGGATACCAAGGCACCTTTAATGATGTGCTTTTTGACGCAACGACGATACACAACAGTTTAAGGATAATGTGTGCGCTCGGCGTGAACATGTTCCCGTCGGGAAGTGAACACACGTTTCCCAGGGGGGCTCTTTTTTGGATCGTTGACAGCCAGTGGAAACTCACGGTTTGTTGAGTGAGTGAAGTGAAGCATGGGGCAATTTAATAAACAGACGAAACGGTGACCTAAAAGCAGAGTAAGACGAGTGGAGGGTAAAGTTTTGGCCATAGAAAAATACATCCCACTGCGCCCAAGGGATAAATCGACCCGAGGGACGAAGATCATCCACACGTCTTACTTTACATAAAGGAAACGAACGAAGTTATATCAATTGGCGAGGGAAGGATAAGAGATGTGATGAGCCCAATGCGGACatattgtagttttttttctttttaaagtaatGTATGAGTCAGTCATCGGGTTCCATGCCTTAGCAATTGACGCTTTTAGGGATCCAACAATGGGGTTAGAACGTTCACAGGACTTCACCTGAACGTATGCCCATATAAAGTTATCCAAAGAATTGAAGTCCGGGGTGTTTGGGAGGGCCAACTTCAAAGTTGGCTTTCGTTCATGGTAGAACGCTGTCCTTCAAAATGTTTATATAAATCTTGGTATGACATTTTAATTAGACGCGAATTGCCTAAACTTCATCACTCCGGTCGGATCTTTGGTTGTAAACTTGGTTTTCACGTTCTCTGGAACATCCTCCATCTTTTTCGACAAAATAAACTTGTCTGTACGTGTATTAGACACGGTATCGATGGTGAACATCTTCACATCAGAGAATACTatgataatatttttctattttaatgtTGATAGCTCCAGCCGTAGTTGTTCGATTCGGTTTGTTACAAGGTGACTTTGGAGGAACAGTTCAGGTCATATTTGACCAACCTCAGCCAATTTCCAGATAGATCTGATAGGAGTAATAAGAATATCGATGTGCGATGGGATGGATCGTAAAAGCATGTCTTATTTAGTCCCCCAAAGTTTTAGGCTCTCTACTGGGTAACAGTCTTCAGAGAGGGCTATATTCGAAACGAGTTTTCCTATGGGAAGGGTTTATTTGGGGGATTGGGTAAATGGGAATCATAATGATGGTAATAAAAGCAACCGCGAATAGATACGCTACATAAATATTGTCTGCAGAAGCATCGACATTATCCGGATGGGGGAATTGAACTTGGGAGCCCCAACACCGCGTACTACTACTTACCGTCGGCTCTGTATGATAGGTGTTAGTATCAGTTCTAAGCTGGACGAGCGATGGTTGCTGTGCTTACCGGCGCCACCACCGAACCGGGCCGGGCTGGACCCGGCCAGCGGGGGTCGCTTGCCCAGCTCGGTGCCCTTTGCCGGGCTTTCCCGCGAACTCTGGCCGCTCGGGCGGCGTTCGGTGGGCGACGCCACCACGGTGCCCCCGCTGCTGCCGTTCCCATTGTCGCCGGATCGTGCGTTCTAGATGGGtgcgttcatttttttttcgatattcGGAACAAAGTTCGGGAAtagagaaagagggagagagagagaaaagcaGACGGCGCAGACGCTTCATTAGAACCGGGCGAACGGCAAAACAACCGGGAAGAGGGTGGTGCTTTTGGTGTTTCTTCtaggttttccaccgaacccgAACTCGCTGTCCCGAACGGGTTGGGGGTTTTTATCCCCCGTATGACCCGTGTGACAGAACAATACACATGCAATGTTAGGGACATTGTGCAGCGCgggaaaaatgattaaaaaacaaacacatacataAAGATTTTATGCAACGGAACGGGACAGGTGACAACACGAAATAAGGAAGCGCAACAAATAAACACATGCAACATAGATATGGGAAGGACATGCAGCACTGATCAAACCGTGGGAGTCGTTGAAAACTCATTTGgggcttttttttgtgcacGACGGAAAATCCTACGTTCTCTCAAACATTTGCCCTCCCGAAACTGCAAAGACGGAGAATTTACACATACGTAAATTCAAACTCCTTTTATTTGATTGAGCTACGTCGTACAACTCCCGACAGCTAGCAGTTTTTCTCTCTACAGGAAtcccgggaaaaaagggatggAAAATTCTTTCCCCACCTCATCCACCGGCAAGGTTAAGCACGAGAACGGAATCGGGAACAGCTACGccaaactaaaaactaaaaccaatgtaatgaaaataaaaataaactttcctaACTTTCCCCCGAACCCTGGAAGTTGGAATCAGTTTGAAACTCTTCCTtccttggaaaaaaaaaaccggcgaACGAACCCAAGAAAGTCGAAAAGCTTCTCCCGATTGCAATGTTAAGCGGACGAGGACGTTAGAAATAGGGGCTTTTGTAAGGAAACTTTTTACAACGTTTACCTTTGCcaaaaaccgaacgaaacgaaccgtgCGCGGCGAACGGGGACACTGTCACTGTCGGCGGCGGCGGGAAAACCCGGGCGTAATAATGgcttgggaaaagaaaaataaagctcGCCGCTGAAAACACCACAACACCTACGCGGCCCGCGAACCGTGGCGCTAATGTTTCCCCCTTTGGTGGGGAAAGTAGAAGAAGTTTGCTGTTCATCGGAGGAAAATCCCTTCCCGTGTACTGGTTTGGGTGTtccacttttttgttgttgttgttgtgccaAAGTAAACCAACGCACCCTACAATGTGCATGGAGCGCGCGAAAGGAAAATAGGAAATGGGCGCCCTTTGTTCGTTCGCAAGCATGCAACGCGGTTGCATCAAAACGCTTGATGGGAGCGCCGGGTTGGACGAGGGGCGGGCCGGAAAGTAGGTTGGCATGCCATGCGCAGCCCAATAATGAGTGCCAACGGACAAACTCCCCCGGGGCCGGTGATGGAGTCGAAGGGAGTCGAGTGAGTGgggttttttcttgctttggtCCCGGATGGGTGGGAAAAGCGTACTTTTCCGGTACACCTGTATTCGCGAAATGGAACTTTCGTACTGGTATATACTCCATCCCATGTTGAACCCACCACGCAGCACACGCTTACGCGGGAGCACAATAGAACAATGGTGGGGGAGGAAGTGggtcggaaaaacttttcattcATCCTTCCATCCATCGCACCGTACCATTCTGGGCATTTCCGAGGTACGCGAAAAGCTGGACCGGGTCCTAGTTTTCGGTCGGATCTCTGctgtaaaaaaaagtggacCTGTCTTAGTGTAGAGGGATTGGGCTcatgcaaagaaaacaaaaatatccttcTGGTTATCCATGCAAAACAGGGAAAGCAATCACACTAAAGGTAAGAGAGCACAAGGGAGAACGTAAGGCACAGGCGGTATGTAGCTATAACAGATGGCGTGTGTGACATACACTGTCTCTGGTCTAAGTAACGCCTAGGGAAGACATAAAATGGCTACCAGGGAATGCGTGCAGGAGTTGGAACATGCAGTTTCGCCCTCCGGTGGAGGGTGGCTTGAATCGCGACATGCAAGTAGCACACGGGGGGATCGAAGCGACAACATAGATCGAAAAACAACGCTCTGCTACTTACGTTGGCCGCGCTTCCCTGGCCACCGTCGCGAGTCGGAGTGCCGACCACCGTCGTCGACTCATCGCGATTTCGATTGGAATCGAAGCAAATCAGAGGCCCGACGACATCGCCCGCGCCCACACCCCCGCCTTCGCCCTGTCCCTTGGCCTGTGGGTGACTGTCGtcttcgttgttgttgttattgagtACGTTCTGGTTGCCGGAGCTCGAGCGTCCGAGCAGGCCGGCGAACGTTTCCGGACTATTATTGTTCAGTCCGTTGCCCTGGTTCAGCCGCTCGACGCCGGTCTTGTAGTTTTCCAGGTAGTCGATCGACTTggccgacgacggcgacggttGCCTCCGGTCGGCCGTCGGCTGACGCTTGAAGCTGTGCACACTGGAAAGGTGCTGGCCAGCcgcttgttgctgctgctgctgctgatgctgttggaagTGGTGCCGCTTCGGGCGTATCGGTACACCGATGTCCGACTTGGTACCGCGAACGCCGGTACCCATCGTCGAGCTGATCGGATGGTGGAGACCGACGTTCGTGCGGAAGCCGGTTCCGTCGTAGAAGTAGTGATACGGTGTCGCCGATGACGACAGCGTGGCAACCGTGTCCAGATAGGTGCTAGTGCTTAACCCACTACCAATGCTACCACTACCTGGATGGTGCGGGCGGCCACCGgactgcagctgctgctggtgctggtggtgatgcCGGTTGCCGCCCGGGTTGTTAGTCGAATGGTGGCGCAGCTGTTGCTGATGAGGCAGTGGCGCATGATGGGACTGATGGGTGTTTCGGGTTAGGCTAAAGGTGTAGTGATTGTTTTGGTAGTGCGTGTTACTGGTGTTAATCAAGCGACTGTTACTGCCGTTGGCACTATGTACACCGGGCACCGGGGAAAATGGTTGTGGCAGCTGTGGAtgtgtttgctgctgctgctgcggctgctgttgatgctgttgtaGCTGTGGTTGCTGTGTGATTGGTAGCTGCGACCCGGAACGACCCGGGCAGAGCGGTGGTTTCCTGTTACTCACTGTGTGATGGTGCGACTTCATGTTGTTCGACGAGGACGACTTCGTGTGGCCTGACGTTACCGACGCGCCGGAAGATTTGTTCGTACCATACTTTGCGCTATCGCTGGACCTGGTGGAAAGTATCGAAGTAGGCATGATTAGTGAGCGTTGCGAGGGGTTGCTAGGATGCGTAGCGTACCTCTCCGATGAATATGCATAGTCCTGATCGGCTCCAAGGCCGGAGTCCGTGTGTTCGTGGGAAACGCGCAGGCCGGAACTGTCCAATGGGCTTAGGCTCGATCCGGTTGGTGAGATAAAGTCTCCCATGCTCATGCTGGACATCATCCTATATGCGGAAGGAAACAATCAGCAAAGGTTAGTAGACTATTTTTAACATCAGGTGATACCAGGGCTACCTACCTGATGAGTCCCGAACTTCGATCGTAGTCCCTCGACGAGCTGATCGTGCTGGCTGACCTTATCGAACCACCGTTGACGCCGTTCTCCCCCAGGCTACCATCACCCTTCGGGTACTCCCTTATCCTGTCGATGCGGTTGTTGTTCACCGTCTGGTGGAGATGCAGCTGACTCGGAtgttgctgcagctgctgctgatggtgctgaCTCTGGTGCATTGGTTGGTGCTGATTGTGGTGGTggggctgctgctggtgctgctggtgctgctgtagCTGGTGATGCGAATGGTGATGGGAGGAGGACAGGGACGTCGTCGAATGGTGACTGGTCTTGTGTACCTTCAGCGTGTTCGGTTTTTTGGCGGCGTGGTTCGTCTCGACGACCGTGTACGGGATCTCGCGCAGCTGATCCTCGGTCATGCCGGTCGTGTCGACCAGATCGAACTGCAGGTGCTTGGTGAGCTCGCTCGACCAGATCTTCTCCGAGGGCGAACGGTGCTTCCGGTGACGCCGGCTacggtgctggtggtgctgcaCAATGCCCGAATCCGGATGGGCGCCCTTCATCACCTGGCTGCTCTTGATGACAGCCGCCTTCGGTACGGCGTCCGAGTGCTGCTTCCGCTGCACCTCCAGCCACTGCTCGCCCGAGTCGACCAGCTCGATCGAGTCCGTCGATCGCCGGTGTCCCGAGTAGCTTCGATCGCGGCTCTCCGTATCCGACCGGTTGCGACGGTTCTTGGAGCGATGCCGACGGTGCTTCCGATGCGAGTTGTGCGATCGCCCCGACCGGCCCGAACCGCGGCTCATCTCGCTCTCGTTGTCCGACACCCGGCGGCTGCGGTGCCGACGGCGACGCCCGGACCGTGACTCGTTCGACGAGTGGCTTTCGACCGAGCTCGACCGCATCCGGGTGTTGTTGGCCGGCGCACTCATACGTGTCGATGCCGACCGGACCGACTTGGGACTGGAGTTGATACCGAACAGGCCGCGCTGTTGCGAGCGCATCCAGGGGGCACTGCGGGTACTGCGCGGGGAGTCCGGTGGCATCGGACCGGCCGATTTAACGGCGCCATTGGCGCTCCCGTTCAATGCAGCCGGTATACTGCAAGTAGAACGGTAAGGGCTCTCAAATCTAACGGCAAACGGTGTCCCCGACAACGAGCGACACATCAAGCATCCGGAATGAACATCAAACGGTGGAAATTTGTGCAAAACAATTGAAAGGAAATGGTGAAAAAATatcagagaaagagagaaagataaaGAGAAAGAAGGAGATAGAAATCGTGAGAtgtaacataaaacaaataaaactttaaagcTGTCAGAAGAATTTAAATCTTAGTTATAGATGATTGGTCAAGTAGCTTTGGATACGAAGAATTAACGATTTGTCAGTGGTATTACGTTGCTCGTAGATAATTTACAGTTCGTCAAATTCTAATAGGATCGTCAAACTCTAGTTGACCGAAGGTGTACAAATTGTTAATATTTAAAGTACTAAAAGCCGAGTGCCAATGACAACGTTCGATCAACATTTTCTTACCAAGAATGAAATAACGATTATCTGATCAGAAGAAAGCAAATTGATTCTGCAATAAACAGTTTACTTCTCATAGGAGCCATATTTTTCCAGAACTGGCAAAAACCTGTCAGTGTCACTTACGATTGAGCCGGTTGAGGTATGGAAACGGATTTGATTTCCTGCTGGATGTACTTTGGTGCATCGAACAGCTTTTCCGCCTCTTGCTGTGGGTCGTGCAGCACGCGGCGCGGTTGCCGACGGGACGGTGTCCTGGTGAAGGTCGGTTGGATCCGTTGCTGGGTCGCGCCATCCTTCATCGGTTGCCGATCGGATCGACCACTGTCAAGCGGAGGGAGTACGTTGAGAAGTTAGTTGTCAAATGGTGGTCGTTTTGTTACTGTCATGTTCATACCTATACTTGCTACCGAGCGTCCCGGTGGTGGCCTGCATCGGCGCTACCCGGACCAGGCGGAAGAACGAATGGTGTTCCACACAGCACTTCCACAGGTGCTTGCAGGCGCTCTTTTTTGGTGTCTCGAAACCGTACGTACTAACTTCATTctacaaaaataaagaaaaaataatcatttaGAAGATACCTCAGCCAACGACGTCAAAGTTGTACGTCATTACTTACATTTTTATCACAGACACGAAGCATAAAATATCGACCCTTGTAGTAGACCTTCGCTATCCGGGGCCAGTAGTAGTGGGCAACGGTGGTTTTGTTCCGCAGCACCACAATGCCGCCCGGCGTTAGCCCCAGGAAGTACTCCACGCTGTCCTCGCCCTGTACACGGAATGACATATAAATTAACAAGGGCACGTCCGGTACCCGCATTTTCCGTACGCAACCTACCAGCACCGGATGCAGGTCCACCCCGTACATATCGTGCCACTTGACCTTGTCCAGATAGTTGAACTCGGCCTGCGACGGTGACATTCCCTCGAGTTGGATGTGCAGCTCGTGGATGCGGCTCTCGATCTCCTTCGTCTGGTTGTTGAGCAGCCGAAACTCGGACACGTAACCCGGCGGATGCTTTCGGGGATCATAGTTGCCCAGCTCGGCTACGATGGGAGAATCCGGGGGAAAGAGTTATGGCGTGTGTGTTGCCGCGTGGCTGTGTGTTCGAAAGGTCGATAGTTTACTTACCCTGCACCACGTACGCTCCCAGCTCTGCGGCCAGCTCGAACGATACCGGCAAGCGGCCTTGAAGTATGTCCTGCTTGACTTGCAAGTACAGCTGATATCTGCGGAACGGGCGAAGTGGAAGCGGAGGAAAATGTATTCTCTCATTTAGTATATCTTTACAAACACGAGCACCAAAGGCCAATGTATTTACCTGGTAATTTCTTCCACCAACTTGCACGGATCGCACGCGTAGAACTTGACGCCGAAGTAGAGATCGTACGCCACCTTGCCCGCCTTCAGCTGGCGGGAAAGTCGGGCCGCCGGGTCCAACCAGTGCTggagttgcaaaaaaaaaacaacaggaaGCGTTTATACCGGATACAAAATACTTGGAAGTCCGGACGCTCGTTGAAGcgctggatggatggataCTTACCGTCTGGTTGTCCTGATCTATGTAACGGATACCGAAGTAGGCCGTCTCTATGAGGTTGAGCCGGGCGAACACCACGTCCAGCAGCGCTTGGCCGGGTAAATCATCCTGtgcggaaatggaaaaaaaggtgaggggaaaggaaaaatgaaaaataaatatttgacaaTAAAAGGTCCCGTCGAGTTTTCCTAACCGACGGGATTCGTCCGGAAACTCGCACCCCGGATAGACCCCAACCAAACACCGGCTTTTGCGAAAGTCAGAAATTAATGATTTGTTGGCGAATGTTGTGGTTACAAGGAGggcatggtggtggtggtggcagtgTCCTAACAACAATTCCCGCTAGGTGCCTGATCAGCTACGCACGGATGCGTGCCTTGGGTGGGTGAAGTACAAACGCCTCGGTAGAACATTCCAGCCGGGACCAACCGTTAGCTGACGGAGCTTATTTGCGTATCATCATCTCTGCCGGAAGGGGTGCGGCGCTGCGGGGAACCAGCTCAGCTAGGATTGTTGTTTGCCGGGCAAACGGAACCGCCCGATGGGTTTCGGGTGAGGATGATAAATTCCGCACAAAATTGAAGCGCGCTAGCCGTAAACCACCGGGAGCGGGCTTTGGCAACAATGGCGTAGGCAGCAAAATATTTGCTAGCTTAATCAAAACCCAATTCGCCATCCGAGGGACGATGTCCCCCGTGCAGTGTGACTTGTCACGACCGTCAATGGTAGGTTGTCGAAACAATGCGGAGGATATATTAAATGTAGGCAATTATTTGACGAAATGAACCGTGCGGGTTATTATGGCGTGTGCCGGTTCAGTGGTTTATGGTTGCCGCTTTCGATGTCCGATTTCCGATGTCCGGCTGCGATTGCTATTCCACCGCGAATGTATACCAGCGttgctctgtgtgtgtgtgtgtcattgTGCATTGGATAGAATAATTCAATTTCAGGCCACCACACGAGGAGGCCACAATTCGATGCGAAATTGCATCACTAGAAATGCAGGTCAAATAGCAGTGGGGAAGCCCACCGACACCACCCCTCGCCGGGGCCGATGATGGACAGTACGACGCTTGCCAGTTGTTGCATGGACCTGAATAAAGCAAACCTGGCCGCAACTCCTGCACACCCACGTCAACTCGCGACCGTGGACTTCCTGATCGATCGATTCGCGGAGCTGCATGAGGCGGTCTCTATGGTTCCCGTACACGGGTCGGGAAAATCCAGTCCCATGCTGCGTTTGCCACGGGTGTTGTCCATCCCGTGCTAGCTCGATCCTTTTGTGCCGCGTCACTGGCTATTGATGTGGGGGCCACTGGCGACTTAAGACTTCGTAGCCCTTCAAACCCACCGGTACGCGTCGTAGATCATCTCCCGCCGCGTAGTTGGCCTTATAGCGAACCGTGGACCGAGACCCGCACCCTTTGACCGATTTGTAACTCTTGCTGCCAATTCGCACGTatacgtgtgtgtttttgtttgttgacaGCGCTAAGAAGGTACTCGATCCGCTGACCAAGAACATGGCGTGCGGAAGCCTGAAGATCTATTCATGTTGAGAACCGCGCGGGTACAGAGGAGGATAAATTTGTACTACCTCGAACACCCTCCAGGCTCAATAATCACATTCTGACATCGTTTGTATGCCAAAGCTTTGGAAAAGGGGCAAGAGCTAGAAGGCTGGACGGTGAGAACCAGGACTTCCCGCTGTGGCTCGTTGAAGCTCGCTGGCACTGGGTGCGATGTTTCGTGTCCCGCCTTAAATCACCACCGTCGGAGCCGATGAGTCAGCAGAGCACTCTGGCTGCATGTCTTGAAATTCTGCAGCGAAGACGATCGACCCGCGGGTTTGTGGGAAATGATAAATTGTTTGCCTAAGCACGTTGGGCGTTGCTTGGCGGTGGAAATTTGCATAAATGAAAGCGACGCGCCGGGAAGCAAGCTGAGGGGATCGAAGTCTTGTTGTCATGTTAGGCTATATTGGCTAGTACCttcgggaaaaacggtatcttcGGTGGAAGTTCAATGGATTTTTCCAACGTCAACCGGAGCGAGAAGTGTTCTATCCTTTGCGAGCTTTGTCGCGAGCGAGTCACAAACAAATGGTTAAATATGTGGTACGACGATTGCCCCCGGACAAACCCACCGGTGCCTCCTAATTAGCCAGAAATTGTGGGTGACAACCCCCGCTTCCCTGCATAAACACTTAATTAATGTAATCTCCGGTGAAATCAATTAGGAGGTAGTTTTTGCACCCGCAGGCAAACTTTCGAATAAAAGGCACAAGAAAGGTAGCACACCCAACTCCTAGGGATCCGGGAAGCTACTGTCGACTCCAGCTCGTGCCCGTCCGACCTCAGCCATCCGAAGCACAAACTTTTCCGTTATCAGAACAAATTAACTTTGCTCGCAGTAGCGAGCGTTCCACTGCACTCCGTTTTTCCTGATGCCTTCGGGAGGGTTTTGTAgatgaaatttgaaatttcgaCCAAGCTTGTTCCTCCACCCCTCCGTCACGTACATCCTGCAGCAGTAAGCACTTGGGGAGGGAATCTATCGTATGCAGAGTGGTGATTCGCTGAGTTGGCATCATCGCACTCTCGTTCCTTCTCTGGTTTCGCATTGGGATGCGCTGTGTTCGTTAATCTTATTTCCCCAAAATTTATGGTACGCATATTTTTCCACTAGCGAAGTCTAGTTTTAAACCACGCCCCCGCAGGATGGGATGGGTGTGCGTTCGTGTACTGCATGTTACCGGAAAACATGCTGCATTTTCCATGCCCGGAGATGCTTCACGTTCAGTAGCAGGGAACAACCCATCATGAACGTTTTACCGGTGAAGATTTGAACAGTGAAAggaatttatcttttatgctCATCGTACATCACTTCGATGGGTTTGCAAAGTTCCGTTTAGTCTCTGGTGGGGAACTTCCCTTTTGTTGAGGTAAGTTCTGCTACAGTTCCCGCTACCATGGGTTTTCATTAATCATCAAAAGGCATATTAATTTGTAGTTTGTCGACGTGGTGATCACATTCAGATGTGAGAAAACCAATTCGCCAACGAAAAGTACGATACCCGGGGAATGATTGTCGCTTTAAATTTACAGTAGCATTACCATCCATAAGCCTGTAGAACGTCGTTTCGAGAATGCAGCACAAATATGCTTATCACTGAATGAAATGCCTCAGGCTAGCATGCCTTCACCCTGATTGTTCTCCGCAAAACCGGGCAAATTGTAAGACACCGAAAAGCCTCCCCGTCGGTCACAGTGCTTCAAGCTGCCGGAGCGAGTGCATTTTGCGAGTGGATCATTAATAAGTCTCATGCTTTGCGTTGATAAGCACCCGTTGTTCCTGGGAATGTTTGCGTGCGATTCCGGGCTGGGTGGTGCACCGCGGTCAATGCGGCACCAGAGGGAACAACATGCGACTGTGGACGGCCCCGAGCTCGCTGGTGCATTAATATTGATGGGATTTAAATTACTCGTCGGAAACGGACCGCACGGTGGTGGGTCTACGGTGGCAAGGCCTACGGGGTTCGTTGGCCGGGGGCTGGACAACTGGAGAGGCGGTTACAAAAAAGAGCCTTCCGATTGGGGCGAGATGGAACGTATCATCGATCATACGAGCATGCCGGAAGCGGGGTCTGTAATCGATTTGCCAGCGCACGGAACTAATCGACGGCAATCGTCGTCTAGCCGTCGGGGTGACCATTGGCCTTATTGGTTTGTGCAAAGAAATACGACTGTGCAAGCCGTTCTTTAGAACTTTGATTACATCGCGCTAAAAGAGCGTTCTACTTTTTGTagaatgattgatttaaaattaaattaagaaaACTTTCATAAAGCTCAGAGAAAAGAAATATCTTGATATAGAACTTTTTATATATTAATACCAAAAGAATGCGGCATAAGAatgtaaaagagaaaaaaaaactaaatcacAATCTACTTGTATTAAAAAAGGGCAAAAGATTCTTGTTTCAGAATCGATCAAACTACTTCAACATTTTCCGACGAACCTTCGTTTGCCCTT from Anopheles coustani chromosome 3, idAnoCousDA_361_x.2, whole genome shotgun sequence harbors:
- the LOC131272580 gene encoding transcription initiation factor TFIID subunit 1; the protein is MYCLCRSSKTIAVRIVLLDETDFLHELQDDLPGQALLDVVFARLNLIETAYFGIRYIDQDNQTHWLDPAARLSRQLKAGKVAYDLYFGVKFYACDPCKLVEEITRYQLYLQVKQDILQGRLPVSFELAAELGAYVVQAELGNYDPRKHPPGYVSEFRLLNNQTKEIESRIHELHIQLEGMSPSQAEFNYLDKVKWHDMYGVDLHPVLGEDSVEYFLGLTPGGIVVLRNKTTVAHYYWPRIAKVYYKGRYFMLRVCDKNNEVSTYGFETPKKSACKHLWKCCVEHHSFFRLVRVAPMQATTGTLGSKYSGRSDRQPMKDGATQQRIQPTFTRTPSRRQPRRVLHDPQQEAEKLFDAPKYIQQEIKSVSIPQPAQSFESPYRSTCSIPAALNGSANGAVKSAGPMPPDSPRSTRSAPWMRSQQRGLFGINSSPKSVRSASTRMSAPANNTRMRSSSVESHSSNESRSGRRRRHRSRRVSDNESEMSRGSGRSGRSHNSHRKHRRHRSKNRRNRSDTESRDRSYSGHRRSTDSIELVDSGEQWLEVQRKQHSDAVPKAAVIKSSQVMKGAHPDSGIVQHHQHRSRRHRKHRSPSEKIWSSELTKHLQFDLVDTTGMTEDQLREIPYTVVETNHAAKKPNTLKVHKTSHHSTTSLSSSHHHSHQVNNNRIDRIREYPKGDGSLGENGVNGGSIRSASTISSSRDYDRSSGLIRMMSSMSMGDFISPTGSSLSPLDSSGLRVSHEHTDSGLGADQDYAYSSERSSDSAKYGTNKSSGASVTSGHTKSSSSNNMKSHHHTVSNRKPPLCPGRSGSQLPITQQPQLQQHQQQPQQQQQTHPQLPQPFSPVPGVHSANGSNSRLINTSNTHYQNNHYTFSLTRNTHQSHHAPLPHQQQLRHHSTNNPGGNRHHHQHQQQLQSGGRPHHPGSGSIGSGLSTSTYLDTVATLSSSATPYHYFYDGTGFRTNVGLHHPISSTMGTGVRGTKSDIGVPIRPKRHHFQQHQQQQQQQAAGQHLSSVHSFKRQPTADRRQPSPSSAKSIDYLENYKTGVERLNQGNGLNNNSPETFAGLLGRSSSGNQNVLNNNNNEDDSHPQAKGQGEGGGVGAGDVVGPLICFDSNRNRDESTTVVGTPTRDGGQGSAANNARSGDNGNGSSGGTVVASPTERRPSGQSSRESPAKGTELGKRPPLAGSSPARFGGGAGKHSNHRSSSLELILTPIIQSRR